In Streptomyces violaceusniger Tu 4113, one DNA window encodes the following:
- a CDS encoding NADPH-dependent F420 reductase, translating to MRIAVLGTGTMADALGAQWARAGHELFIGGRSRPKAAALATRIGHGARAGSLREAAGFGDVTLLAVAYDGVEAALEAAGAAEATLSGRALIDCTNAVVPGRFTLATDGGPGMAERIAARAVGARVVKAFCHCSDAVWRMTPPVFADGPLAVPLCGDDEEALEAVRTLVRDMGCVPLDAGGLERARLLESTVAFLLGFWFGGVEPRAALPPLAAQSPA from the coding sequence ATGCGGATCGCAGTGCTGGGCACGGGCACGATGGCGGACGCGCTGGGGGCCCAGTGGGCGCGGGCGGGGCATGAGCTGTTCATCGGCGGCCGCTCGCGGCCGAAGGCGGCGGCGCTGGCCACCCGGATCGGCCACGGAGCGCGGGCGGGGAGTCTGCGCGAGGCCGCCGGATTCGGCGATGTGACGCTGCTGGCGGTGGCGTACGACGGCGTCGAGGCGGCCCTGGAGGCGGCGGGCGCGGCCGAGGCCACGCTGAGCGGCCGGGCGCTGATCGACTGCACCAACGCGGTCGTCCCCGGGCGCTTCACCCTCGCCACCGACGGCGGGCCGGGCATGGCCGAGCGGATCGCCGCGCGGGCCGTCGGGGCGCGGGTCGTGAAGGCGTTCTGCCACTGCTCGGACGCGGTGTGGCGGATGACCCCGCCGGTCTTCGCCGACGGGCCGCTGGCGGTTCCGCTGTGCGGGGACGACGAGGAGGCCCTGGAGGCCGTACGCACGCTGGTCCGCGATATGGGCTGCGTACCGCTGGACGCCGGGGGCCTGGAGCGGGCCCGCCTGCTGGAGTCCACCGTCGCGTTTCTGCTCGGCTTCTGGTTCGGCGGGGTGGAGCCACGAGCCGCGCTGCCGCCGCTGGCGGCGCAGAGCCCGGCGTAG
- a CDS encoding winged helix-turn-helix transcriptional regulator — MSEPATTSRPLAPEGFIADCRARLGFDLLARTWTAVVIFGLREGPRRPGELREAIGGISPKVLNDTLRRLEDDGLVERRRYAAAPPRVEYALTPLGETLLGPVEALGAWSVEYGDAVVEAQERAEERAERGRDR; from the coding sequence GTGAGTGAACCGGCGACGACATCGCGGCCCCTCGCCCCGGAGGGATTCATCGCCGACTGCCGGGCGCGGCTGGGCTTCGATCTGCTGGCCCGCACCTGGACCGCCGTCGTGATCTTCGGGCTGCGGGAGGGGCCGCGCCGCCCCGGCGAACTGCGCGAGGCGATCGGCGGCATCAGCCCGAAAGTGCTCAACGACACTCTGCGCCGCCTGGAGGACGACGGGCTGGTGGAGCGGCGCCGGTACGCGGCGGCGCCGCCCCGGGTCGAGTACGCGCTGACCCCGCTCGGGGAGACCCTGCTGGGGCCGGTCGAGGCGCTCGGTGCCTGGTCGGTGGAGTACGGGGACGCGGTGGTCGAGGCTCAGGAACGGGCCGAGGAGCGGGCCGAGCGGGGGCGGGATCGGTAG
- a CDS encoding phosphotransferase family protein gives MNAGNPPGLDLDRLRAHLDRERAGLVRGPLSAELIEGGRSNLTYTVTDGTSRFVVRRPPLGHVLATAHDMAREHRVISALHPTAVPVPEPVLLCEDESVVGSPFYVMEFVEGTPYRTAEQLAGIGPERTREVVLSLVDTLVALHSVDPAEVGLGDFGRPEGFLERQLRRWGKQLAASRNRELSGIDELHTRLAKALPASPVPTVVHGDYRLDNVLVDADDRITAILDWEMSTLGDPLTDLGLIVMYSGHPNLADSPISSTQGAPGHPATDELIQRYAEGSGRDVSGVSWYTAFAYFKLAVILEGIHYRYTLGQTVGAGFDRIGDIVPAFIDHGLTTLEES, from the coding sequence ATGAACGCAGGCAATCCCCCAGGGCTCGACCTCGATCGGCTCCGCGCCCACCTCGACCGCGAACGCGCGGGACTGGTGCGCGGGCCGTTGAGCGCCGAGCTGATCGAAGGCGGCCGTTCGAATCTCACCTACACCGTCACCGACGGCACCTCCCGCTTTGTCGTCCGCCGGCCGCCGCTGGGCCATGTGCTCGCCACCGCCCACGACATGGCGCGGGAACACCGGGTGATCAGCGCCCTGCACCCGACGGCCGTGCCGGTGCCGGAGCCGGTGCTGCTGTGCGAGGACGAGTCGGTGGTCGGATCGCCCTTCTACGTCATGGAGTTCGTCGAGGGCACCCCGTACCGCACCGCCGAGCAACTCGCCGGCATCGGCCCGGAGCGCACCCGGGAGGTCGTCCTCTCCCTCGTCGACACGCTCGTGGCGCTGCACTCCGTGGACCCGGCCGAGGTCGGGCTCGGCGACTTCGGGCGCCCGGAGGGGTTTCTGGAGCGGCAGCTTCGGCGCTGGGGCAAGCAACTGGCGGCCTCGCGCAACCGCGAGCTCTCCGGGATCGACGAGCTGCACACCCGGCTCGCCAAAGCGCTGCCGGCCTCCCCCGTGCCCACGGTCGTCCACGGCGACTACCGCCTGGACAACGTCCTGGTGGACGCCGACGACCGGATCACGGCGATCCTCGACTGGGAGATGTCCACGCTCGGCGATCCGCTGACCGACCTCGGGCTGATCGTGATGTACAGCGGTCATCCGAATCTCGCCGACTCCCCCATCTCCTCCACCCAGGGCGCCCCCGGCCACCCCGCCACGGACGAGCTGATCCAGCGCTATGCCGAGGGTTCCGGGCGTGATGTGAGCGGCGTGTCCTGGTACACCGCCTTCGCCTACTTCAAGCTCGCGGTGATCCTCGAGGGCATCCACTACCGCTACACCCTCGGCCAGACCGTCGGCGCGGGCTTCGACCGCATCGGCGACATCGTCCCCGCCTTCATCGACCACGGTCTCACCACCCTCGAGGAGAGCTGA
- a CDS encoding acyl-CoA dehydrogenase family protein, giving the protein MDFAFDARTEELRAKLLAFMDEHVRPAEAVAEEQRAALDSPWLTPAVVGELKAEARRQGLWNLFLPDEEYGAGLTNLQYAPLAEITGHSPQLAPTALNCAAPDTGNMEVLAQFGDERQRKQWLEPLLAGEIRSAFAMTEPEVASSDATNIETRIERDGDDYVITGRKWYISGAMNPDCKIFIVMGKTDPEGADVRRQQSMVLVPRDTPGVEVRRAMRVYGYEDHYHGGHAEVVFDRARVPVSNLIGEEGGGFAIAQARLGPGRIHHCMRLIGMAERGIELMCRRAVDRTAFGKALAQQGQVHEWIADARVAVEQLRLLVLKTAWLMDTVGNREAHTEIQAIKIATPRTVVQILDRAVQLHGAGGVSQDFPLAELWAAARTLQLADGPDEVHQRSLARRELKRYV; this is encoded by the coding sequence ATGGACTTCGCATTCGACGCCCGGACCGAAGAACTGCGCGCCAAGCTGCTCGCCTTCATGGACGAGCATGTCCGTCCGGCGGAGGCGGTCGCGGAGGAGCAGCGCGCGGCCCTGGACTCCCCGTGGCTGACCCCGGCGGTCGTCGGGGAGCTCAAGGCCGAGGCCCGCCGGCAGGGGCTGTGGAACCTCTTCCTGCCCGACGAGGAGTACGGCGCGGGGCTGACCAATCTGCAGTACGCCCCGCTCGCGGAGATCACCGGCCACAGCCCCCAGCTTGCCCCCACGGCCCTGAACTGCGCCGCCCCCGACACCGGCAACATGGAGGTGCTCGCCCAGTTCGGCGACGAGCGGCAGCGCAAGCAGTGGCTGGAGCCGCTGCTCGCGGGGGAGATCCGGTCGGCCTTCGCGATGACCGAGCCGGAGGTCGCCTCGTCCGACGCGACCAATATCGAGACCCGGATCGAGCGCGACGGCGACGACTACGTCATCACCGGGCGCAAGTGGTACATCTCCGGGGCGATGAACCCCGACTGCAAGATCTTCATCGTGATGGGCAAGACCGACCCGGAGGGCGCCGATGTGCGCCGTCAGCAGTCGATGGTGCTGGTGCCGCGCGACACCCCGGGCGTCGAGGTGCGGCGGGCGATGCGGGTGTACGGCTACGAGGACCACTACCACGGTGGCCACGCCGAGGTGGTCTTCGACCGGGCGCGGGTGCCGGTGAGCAACCTCATCGGCGAGGAGGGCGGCGGTTTCGCCATCGCCCAGGCCCGTCTCGGCCCCGGCCGGATCCACCACTGCATGCGGCTGATCGGCATGGCCGAGCGCGGTATCGAGCTGATGTGCCGGCGGGCGGTGGACCGTACGGCCTTCGGCAAGGCGCTCGCCCAGCAGGGCCAGGTCCATGAGTGGATCGCGGACGCGCGGGTGGCGGTCGAGCAGCTTCGGCTGCTGGTGCTGAAGACGGCCTGGCTGATGGACACGGTGGGCAACCGCGAGGCGCATACCGAGATCCAGGCCATCAAGATCGCGACCCCCCGTACGGTGGTTCAGATTTTGGACCGGGCGGTGCAGTTGCATGGCGCGGGCGGGGTGAGCCAGGACTTCCCGCTGGCCGAGCTGTGGGCGGCAGCCCGCACGCTGCAGTTGGCTGACGGGCCGGACGAGGTGCATCAGCGGTCGCTGGCGCGGCGTGAGTTGAAGCGGTACGTGTAG